The Gossypium hirsutum isolate 1008001.06 chromosome A03, Gossypium_hirsutum_v2.1, whole genome shotgun sequence genome contains the following window.
gaaaaaagaaagggatATTTATAGTTACAGTAATAAATTTTCCAGGAAGAAGACAACACCAATGGGTTTGGGTTATGTTGGGTTAAATGGGTGTTGACTCTAATTAAATACGGTTATGTTAGGTTAAACGgtaaatataattatatctaaACTCAACACGGCAAAATCAATTCAAaagtaattattattgaaaacaatgtgttataaaataaaaataagtttctCATAAGCAtgcattaataaataatattaaaaagtgtaaatattaaagtgaaaaaaaaaactctctttcCTAAGCTTAAGTAGTTAAAACCTATTTCAAGATTTGACTAGTAAAATAAATTTCTTTCCCGTTTTCAAGGTATTTAAAGAAATCATGTAAATTCCTGTAAGCGGAAGGACTTGaaacttttttttccaaaaagaaaTGATTCGTCCGCATTTCAATAGAAAAAAGTGATGAACAAGTTTCTACTTGGTGCATCGACCTTCGTTTTGACTTTGAATCACTAATTACTATTTCAATGAATGGTAAAGACGATACGTTCTTTTGATCATTCTCCATCTTCTTCTAAAAATGATTTTCAAATAAAGCATAtgttttaaaagaataaattacTCACGTTATAAAAATACagaaatttaattatgttaaaaccCATATTTTAGCATACTATTATATACCACCTTCTTGATCACATGATGTGAAAGTTTGAATTAAAATGAAACCATTGACAGAAATTATATATCGATCTATCGTCAAACACGGCCACTTAGTTATGGGATTATAAGCGCCTAATACTACTTAGCATATCtaaggaaaatgaaaataatggtCAAGTAAACATATAttagtttgtatatatatttatatatatgactATTATAAATAAGAATgtattgtatgaaaatgtgattCCATGTCATCTTTATCCTTTTCTAATAGAAGgataataaatcatatttttccacctgatttttaatatttttagttggatttgaatttttttaaaaggaaaatgattaaaatcaagaagaaaaatttaatttgttattCTCCTATTGAAAATGGATAAAGATGACCTGGAATCATAGTTTCGTACAATCTATTATCTATTccaatatatgtattttaaaatattttctaaatgtCAGTGTTGCATATGCATGTATTTATGtgctttattttactaattaagaATTTAACAATAAAACTTTCCATTCTCAAAATAATGAAACAATTTAATATGCCTACAAAACGATTCTACATGTTAAATTCTAAAGTGGGAAAAGTTTATATCAAGTAGATCAAGTCAAGTGTGACATTTGGTGGAGGAAAAACTTCTTGACATCTCACTAGAACATGAAGAATCTCAAGGGATGCTTGGCTTCCAAGCATCCGCCACACTCATGGGTAAAGGCAAACTGAAGGGAAATCCAATGGATCTAATACCATCCCACTGATCATCAACATGGGTGACATTCAGGTTTTTAAGTAGTGCATTTTCATGATCTTCATTATTGATCACCATGTTCCCTTGCATCCCGTGGGGCAATGTCCCTGAAGAGAAGCCAGTGCAATGATCTTGCGATCCGCCATGGAAGTGCACAGTACTATCGTATTCTCCAAGCATGGAAGATGACATGTTAAGCAACACGGAAGTAACATCAACTGCGGATTTTGCAGGAGATGGGGTTTGATCAAGAGGTGCAAAAATGAGACTGGTTAGGTCTCCATTGGAGATGGGAAGTTGAGGAGCCATCTGGGAGAGAGGCTTGTAAGGGACAAAGTCTAAAGGAGAAAATGCAGCAGAAGATGTCTGTAGTAGGTCAGTGTTACTGATAAGGTTAAACTGGACTGGTGATGAACTGGTTTTGGGTGTCAAGGATATGTTGTCTGAAGAAAGTTGAGAAGTATCTGAACCTCTACTAAGCATATCTGATATTGATGATGTTTCAGGTTTTGGAGAAACCCACGAATGACAAAGAGCTCTTTGAGCTGTGGAGTTAGTTTTCTTGAATATCCTGCATATCGCCCATGAGTCCTGcaaaaatttttcaaagaaagctgataaaataaaaataaaaataaaaaagcaaaagaGGCAGAAAGGTTTTAAAAGAAAGTGGTTTGTTTACATTGGCAGGAAGGCATTTGTCGAGGAATCTTTTTGGTGGCGTAGGCGCGGAGTCAGTGAGAGAAGGTAACCTAAACTCATGCATCATCCAGTCAGTTTTCACCCCTTTGGCTGCTCTACCTTTGTAGAACACAAGAGATTTCTTCAACCCAATGCACTTGCTGCCTTCCGAGGAATATATGGGACGGTCAGTCCCTGTGGCTTTCCAAAATCCAGCTCCAGTGACTCGGTTTGGCCTTGCACTATTTCTGTATTTTCTGTCCCTGGGACAGTAGAAATACCACTCTTTCTCTCCAGTGGTTGCCAGTTCTTCATAGAAAAAGAAACTACTGTTAGTTCCCAAGTCCTCTAATCAGACACTAAAacatatatggatatatatatatctggAGTAATGGATTAAGTAACTTACTTGGAAGTTCCCATGGATCATATTTATAGATGTCTAGTTGCTTAATCAGCTCTACTGAGAGAGGGCGCTGCTGAATCTTTCTTTTCAGATAAAACCCAACAAGCTCTTCATCTGTTGGATGAAACCTGAACCCTGGAAGCATGATTTCTTCCATTTTATCACTATCACTTACTCTCTCATCCATATACTCTATTTTCCTATATACCAAGACAAAACCCAAGTTCTCctgtttctcttttctttggtcaAACTGAAAGTTGAAAATAATAAAGTTTCTAGGTGGGGGAACTATATTAAAACCCTAGAGGAAGACTGAAGAGCAAGAAACTTGCTGACAAATGAACAGCTTGAGAATGAAGCAAACCCTAAGCAGCAAGCAAAGTTTAAAAAGAGATATTGAACTCAAAGACACCAAGTTGAGAGTTAAGGTTCACTTAATATGAAGCCAATATATGCTTCCTGAGGAGGGGGCTGCCCCCGAAGGTTCAGCCGCTTTTTTTGGTGACTTTTAAAACGAGTGTGTGTTTTGCGAGGATCGGTTGGCTCACCGAAGAAGCTAATGGCAAACGCTTcttctaaaatagaaaataagaaCAACTACCAAGAAATTAAACCCACGTCAAGAAAATCGACTTCATTTTACAAGAGTTGTTTGTTTTGCCTTTGTCTCTATATCCAATAGTCACATTCATCACACTGAATTTACTCCAGGATTCAACTAAtacaataaaaagaaagtaaaagaaaataatgcAAACTGAACtttatgaaatatcatttttatacttctttttttttacataaattactttataaaaattatttaattgaaaaaatatgtattataatttttttttttactttgcacGATTTAACCAAACAAAAGTTATTAATATTGTCTATTGGGTTAGTATTTGGTATACAACAGTATGGTTTTTTTTAGTAAGTAGGCttaaaaatttgttatttatCCATatgtttctttttcaaaatatttatttattttttaatattttaatatacgtTTATCGGTTACTTGTCAAAACACTTACTCAATTGTCTAACttgcttgtggagtctaaaaacttaAGTAAAAATGTACCAAATATCATTCCGGATTTATGTTACTTTCtttaactatttttaatattattttacaaatcttaaccatataaacaaaataaacatatactattTTCTTTCCTtggttatttttcttttcatttcctttttttttataattacttacttaaatataaaattagaatcAAGTCCGGTCAAAGCAAAAATCCTCCATCACAAGAGAAATTCAAAACTCAAAAAAACCAAACTTCTTAGCATTTTGAATCAGCAAGGGTCCATCAAATTCTACAACAAACTCATATTTTGTAATTACTTGTAATTTTGAAGTTTTGTTTAATGGAAGAATCTCAAGAAGCTAGAAAATCAGCAGCGTCTAGGGATAATAACTTGCAAATTTTTTTAATGCAAATCCCATGATACTTTTTGCCTATCCAATTTCAAGTCAAGACAAATGAAATCCcaaaaatcacatataaatatatatatttatagtttttgGGTTTGAATTATTTAACCAACTCCCAATACACAAAGctgaaatatattaaatttatatatttggaCCGTAAAAGTCCGATGCCAGTGTTTAGTATTAATCTAATGATGTTTAGTTTTCCTCAGAATCCGAAAATTCAGTTTCTATTCCATTCCCCAGAGCTTCTATTCCACTGACTCGTCAGATTTTAATGTATACTATTTTGTATCAGTTCAGAGATAAACATTTAACAAGAAACTAATGAACATGTGATGGTTAATCAAGTTTAGCTCACAAATTAACTGGGACCAACTTGCCTTAACTGGGAACATAGACTAAAATAAAGGGTATATCTTTGTtgaccatttttttgaaaattaaaacatACCTAACTTTCAGAGTTAATTACAAAATTCAAACCCCTATAAACTTGCTGGTTTTATTATATAGCTGTAAGGCTAATTTAGACCAAAGGTTttaccatttctttcttttttttaaaaaaaacaatggcTGTATCAACGCAATTTTTTTAACAGGtagaattaaaaaattgtaatatgtttaattcttttatatatatatatatttatacatattattctaCTCTATGTTAATAACATGTCACCCTCTCAATttgtttatgaaaattttaaacttcagtAGCAATTTTTCTGTCTCTATATGGATTATTATTAAGTACATTATTAATGAAAATTCTTTTAACTACATAATTAAGGTTGAAAAAGCTCAATTGTCCTttcttattacttttttttttatgtttaagttAAATATGACTTTGCCTTGGTTGAGATGTTAAAAAACTTTTAATGTATTGaattattattctatatatattaattttaatgacACGTGTTATGCATGTGATATTATCAAATTATTGTAACATCGTCAACCAGGTTTGTGAGTTTCAGCTAAGTCGAAGGCATTACATTGATCATCGAAGTGATCCTGTAAAGCCATTCTTTTGCTTGTGGTGAATTGGATGAAAATTGCTCTTCTCTTTTTAAGAAAAACATCCATTGATCAAACCGGCTTTACATAGcaatttaattacaatattattaatatgaagttttgagaaaaacgatTAAGGTTTAAAAAgacttttcaaaacttttaagTATTTTGCAAAGCAGCtgaaaacattattaaaaataatagtttTCTAAACCAATTAGCATGCAATAATTAGAATATTAACTAAGTATCATGCTTGAAAATTAATGAGCTAAATAACCCCAAACCACCGTTATAAAAGCAATagataattaataaattacaacCCGATAAATAAACCAATAAAAATGATTAAGGAAAAGTCTAATGGaaacttttaaataatattgataataaaataaataagacgCTAGTCCGAGGTTCCTCTGATGTCATCTCAAGTCCTAGCTTTATGTATTATCTAACAGGTAAGGAAAGAGGGAGTGAGCTTATGAcagctcaatgtgagtctaacttttaaatcataatatataattgttaaaaaataaaacattcaatttaTAGCATCATGACAAATTAAGCATAATATAAGGAAAGTTCTGTAAATTAATTCGTGTACAGGTTATAATCATGATGCAATgcaactttaattttaattttctaccgATAAATCCTATCCACCCTCGAGCATCACTCGACACTCCAAAACACATGTCAATAACTAACCATCCTGGATTTCCCAATGATGATGGTCGTTCACTTGTCATCTATGACGATGACTTTTACTACAATAAGTTACCATCTCAGTTGTCCgattttgatgacttttttaAACTATCATCCCAGTTTATTTGGTTTCGATGACATTACCGCCTACTTCGTGTAATACTGACTTTTGATGTGATATTTAATTGCCACTTTCTCCTACGAAACTCATCTGTCCTCCATACCCAAATTTTATGTAGCCATGCACATAAACTCAACATATCATGTTATTTATCAACAATCGATGTTATGTTTGTCAAGCACATTCATTTGCTCCATACTATCGTCTAAAAGCATATAAACATGTATTCATTCATATCAATTTCGAACTAAAAACTTCTATCGATGTAATAACAGTAAGTTGTTAACATGCTAGTTCAGCTAACACATACATAACAGGTTCCCACACAGGGTTCGTATATAGGGTTTGCACATACAGGTTCGCATTTACAGGATTTGCACATACAGGGTTTGCATGTAGGGTTCGCATAATAAATCACATAAGGGTTCGCATATTAAATCCATAAGGGtttgcataataaaacatataGGGGGTTCACATTCTAAATTCAAAAAGGtttgcataataaaacatatGGAGGTTTGCATACTAAATCATATTAGAGTTTTCATATTAAAACATAAGGGGGTTTGCATACCAAATCCATAAGGGTTTGTATGTAGGTTCGCATACTGGCTATAGGTTGCATGTATATCTGTTTACGTAAGGGTTCGTCTAACATTTACTAAGGGGTTCCACAATGTTCACTAAGTAATCACATGATAGCTCACTTAAGGTTCGCATACATAGGGTTCGCATATATGGGGGTCCGCATAACAAATTACCCTAATTAATTCATCATACACAATGGTCTAAGTTAGATCCCACACTTGATTGAAGAcacaaaaactttaatttttggaTGAGGAAATTGGCAATCACTGGGAGGaaagggatgaaattgaaaaccTTGAAATCTTTTACAAACCCTAATTGCAATGATGATTTCgataatgaagaagaagaagaagaagaaagaattttGAGAGTTTTTCTTGAGAAATCTTCTAAGTATGAATTATAGGTTTTGAAAAGATTGGCTATGtataaaacttttattccctaaTTGCAATAAGATTAGGAATTAATTTAGAATTAGggttaatttaaattaaagattaaattaaaaaatagttttcGATCAAGGCTTGTTTTGAAAATCCGGTACTTTATGgggaattaaaaaataaaatattttgactaAAAGTGCACAAAGGGTTTCAAACTTAGGATCAAAGGAAATGCTATGTtttaaccattgaaccaacaagctcattcttaaCATAAACCTTTAAGAAATTGCAACCAAGGGGTCAAACTTAGGACCTTAGCTTTGCCTAACACTTAACCATTTAGCTTAGTGGTCTattgttcttaattttttatcaaatataatttttaagtcattttaagtTTGTTTGTCCTATTTTTACCAtgctttaaaatctaaaatttatccctatttgattaattaatttaatattttttatgaaaataaaattaaaacaatcttcgttatattatattaatgtaaaattgtaaaatttaaatttaaaataaaaataaaaataaaagcctgatatcaatatatcataaacatattattttaatttttgtatatgCATTTATATGTGAatcatataaaatatgtatattatactattatataatttaaaagatataatcaaTATCATctacatatctatatataaaaggaaggtTCATGTTGACAAATAGCACACACTTAAATGCTCCTTTTCGTTTTCTTAATActttataaaaatggttaattttcagttttgatattttaatatatttaaatttaagatttaatccttatatttttatttataacataatttggtcattatattttgataatgttattaattagttcaaataattaatatcgttaaattttaataaaaatattacatggttatatataatctaaaaaaattaaatctaaaaagtagaagaATTAAATTCTTGACAATAAAATTAAGAAGGCTAAATTTTGAATGTACAAAATGTAGAGACTTAGAGTCATGGTTGTTTGAATTGGACTGTCTGGTCGAATCGAGAACTAATTGAAGTATcaatttagaaaaagaaatgaaaccaGTTGACTCGCATACCAGTACGGACCGGTTGAATCGagttaaaaaattgattgaaccaatttttttattttaaaaaaatataattttctttttatgatttttaatgatttatttaatagaaCTGTATTAACCAATGGTTTGACCAATTTAACCATTGGTTCGATTCTAAAACCTTGCTtagagtatattttaattttgaaatttttagtcCATAATTTGACACAAACAAATAATAAACTCAGCGCGAAGCATGGATAAATCATACTAGTTATAGATAAAAAGGAATCTCTAAGACCTACCTTAAATGTACTCCCTcaatttttcttattcttttttaccatttacttttttttacattataagaatgcttaaatttttagtttctatacttcagtttttttacataatttagtctctctattttcATAATGTCATTAGAAATTTTCTTAATAACACTATTCCAACAAAAAAATCCACATAAGAATTTTAACTGAAATAGTTAAAAagtgttaattattttgattaactaatataattataatattatagagatacaatttttcccaaaaaattataggaattaaatctcaaattaaatGGATCAAAATCATAATATGACTAAACACAATCTATCTCTAACACAATCATCCTAATGTCTCCTCTTTTTTGTGTATGCTTTTGTTGTCACGATAGGATTAATCTCGATTTGaataagaaatattttaaaataataagatattgtttattaataaatttgaatagtTATAGTGAAATTGTAATTGAAGATTTCAACAATTTCTTGACCTAGTGACGAAAGTATTATGTTGTATGTTGTAAGTAGGAGAGTTTGGGTTCGATCCTAAGAAACTTCATTCCCCTCCtccaattataaaaataaaaaagtaattgaAGATGAATACAAAGCAAATTATTCATTATGTCACAACCTTTTTTTGAAGACTATATTAACAGTGGTAGATATTCAATTATGGTTCATATATTATgctcaaatttgagatttaactTTTATACTTCGATTTTTCACATAATTTGTATCTTAACTTCTATAATGCCATTAGCtagtttacatattttattacaaGTAAAATATTTACGTGAACTTTTAAGATTTGTAACACCATTAAAATTCTCcgttaaattttaattcattacgatatcttttttttcttgttaCATGATCATCAAGTGagtattttcttaattttaaaatgtcaaatcGACAGATTTGATAGAAACACTTTAACGAAGTTAACAACTAGATTTAAACTTTTGTATtcgaaaagtaaataaattaaatttttaaaaataaaattattcaaatgtACGGAGGGTACAAGTACTTGAAGCATGTTTTAAtcttaaaattattattctataaATTGACTAAAAAAGATAATAAACCTAAACACGCAACATAGATCAGGAATCACACtagttaataatttaattataagaatataattgaaaatttgaaaaattaatgttgaaaaaataactattgaaaatttaagtaataaatttaagttataaaaattgttttgtatattacttgaaataaaatatctaaattgtttgataaagaataatataatattaaaagaaatacagtaaaataaaaaaaaataattgaatttttttctattaagcactaagtgggTCCCTCTCTACTTATAATTTTCTAcacttttcaaagaaaaaatttctATCCAATAGTTTTTATTGCGAGTTACCaaacatgtttaaaaaattaaaattattgaaaatattaattttctaattttttttcaacactttatcaaaCAAGACCTAAGACTTTGTTTAAAAttacttttcaaaaacactttcgGAGTCAAAAGCACTTTTGGAGCTATAAAAATTGGATGATCTTGCAATTTTACTCCCTAAGTTGTAGCTTATGAGTTGCTTGTTGAATATTATTTCCAATGATGAAGTTGCATCTTGGTGGTGAATTTGATTATGTGGTGATTACCTTTCTTATAGCAAGATTGGTTAAAGTTGATTCATGGTAATTTAGAAAGGCGTTGTTTGTGGTTGTTGGATTATAAGAATTGATGAAAATTGctttataaaaaatagaaaaagtggTGAAATCCATTTAGGTTACTTACTTTGGATGTTAATGTTTGTAAGTTTCCTTATAACAGTCTGTTTTTAGTCatatcagaatagtagtttcaaaaccacaaattcgaggttgaaataattattttattattattttaatttctacagcatgatagtatgtttgtgtgaaagtttcgttaaaaaatttttattgtttgaatgcttaattcgataaaaagaactaaatcgcgtaaagtgcagaagtgatgttctaatagctaaaggtattaaatagctatagaaccttaagtaagagtccttaagtggtaattagaccatttcaaTTATGAGAGGACAATTATGGGtttatattaagtgattttaatgttttgtcattaaggttaaataggtaatttgataattaaagttaattaaaataaaaccagaGTGATCATCTTCTTCCATTATCTTTTTGC
Protein-coding sequences here:
- the LOC107888167 gene encoding protein FEZ, with translation MDERVSDSDKMEEIMLPGFRFHPTDEELVGFYLKRKIQQRPLSVELIKQLDIYKYDPWELPKLATTGEKEWYFYCPRDRKYRNSARPNRVTGAGFWKATGTDRPIYSSEGSKCIGLKKSLVFYKGRAAKGVKTDWMMHEFRLPSLTDSAPTPPKRFLDKCLPANDSWAICRIFKKTNSTAQRALCHSWVSPKPETSSISDMLSRGSDTSQLSSDNISLTPKTSSSPVQFNLISNTDLLQTSSAAFSPLDFVPYKPLSQMAPQLPISNGDLTSLIFAPLDQTPSPAKSAVDVTSVLLNMSSSMLGEYDSTVHFHGGSQDHCTGFSSGTLPHGMQGNMVINNEDHENALLKNLNVTHVDDQWDGIRSIGFPFSLPLPMSVADAWKPSIP